Proteins found in one Paenibacillus borealis genomic segment:
- a CDS encoding DHA2 family efflux MFS transporter permease subunit → MPADSTVSESASLRSLIAPLIAIIVGLFMVILDSTAVNVAIPVISEDFQSSLTLIQWTITGYALAQASVIPLAGWMSDRFGAKQIFIISIILFVGSSILCSFAGSAEMLIFFRILQGLGGGMVTPIAFAMIYRISPAESVGRIMGIMGVPVLLAPALGPIVSGYLVDYVSWRWLFLINIPVGIVGVVLSILLLPNLPKKAFAPLDSLGFMLAPLAFGGLSYGLSEGGEGWTTVKTITGLTVGAVALILFVIVELRNKKEPLLELRVFRSMQFTLGILVQWVLQLALFGMIFAVPYFMQRLMGMSAFEAGFWSLPQAIASGIMMPFSGRLFDRVGARPLVVGGLILITAGAYMFSMIDPSDSSWAFLLPRILLGLGSGMSFIALNTHLIQAAPKELVGRVTSLTSAAQQVVSSLAIAGLTTFLVSRTDHYASNGEAPVPNAMTHAFHNTYQLLAIIAVAGLLLALTLKRPAPKDAGLTPGEANKTPVIVME, encoded by the coding sequence ATGCCCGCAGATTCCACAGTAAGTGAGTCCGCATCACTCCGTTCACTCATTGCTCCGTTGATCGCGATTATCGTAGGGTTGTTCATGGTTATTCTGGACAGCACGGCGGTTAACGTCGCCATTCCGGTTATTTCTGAAGACTTTCAAAGTTCGTTGACCCTTATTCAATGGACCATTACTGGTTATGCGCTAGCCCAGGCTTCCGTTATTCCGTTAGCTGGGTGGATGTCCGACCGGTTCGGTGCCAAGCAAATTTTCATTATTTCCATCATCTTGTTCGTCGGCAGTTCAATCTTATGCTCATTCGCGGGCTCGGCCGAAATGTTGATATTCTTCCGCATCTTGCAAGGCCTGGGTGGCGGTATGGTTACTCCGATCGCCTTCGCGATGATCTACCGGATCAGTCCCGCCGAATCGGTAGGCAGAATCATGGGTATCATGGGAGTGCCAGTTCTGCTTGCACCTGCACTTGGTCCAATCGTATCCGGGTATTTGGTCGACTACGTCAGCTGGCGGTGGCTGTTTCTAATCAATATTCCGGTCGGCATCGTTGGGGTTGTCTTAAGTATCCTATTACTGCCGAATCTGCCGAAGAAGGCTTTTGCTCCGCTGGATTCCTTAGGATTTATGCTCGCTCCGTTAGCATTCGGCGGCCTTTCATATGGGTTAAGCGAAGGCGGAGAAGGGTGGACTACGGTGAAAACGATCACTGGTCTTACCGTAGGTGCAGTCGCTTTGATTCTGTTTGTCATCGTTGAACTCCGGAACAAGAAGGAGCCATTGCTGGAGCTGAGGGTTTTTCGTTCTATGCAATTTACCCTAGGGATTCTGGTACAATGGGTTTTACAGCTCGCTTTGTTCGGCATGATTTTCGCTGTTCCGTATTTCATGCAGCGGCTTATGGGAATGAGTGCTTTTGAAGCTGGCTTCTGGTCATTGCCCCAGGCCATCGCTTCCGGTATCATGATGCCGTTCAGCGGACGTTTGTTCGACCGGGTCGGCGCACGTCCCCTGGTGGTCGGCGGCTTGATTCTCATAACGGCTGGCGCCTATATGTTCTCCATGATCGATCCAAGCGACAGCTCGTGGGCATTCCTGCTTCCACGCATACTGCTCGGACTCGGTTCCGGCATGTCTTTCATCGCATTGAATACCCACTTGATCCAAGCGGCGCCTAAGGAGCTGGTCGGAAGAGTCACTTCACTGACAAGTGCCGCCCAGCAAGTAGTTTCATCCTTAGCTATCGCAGGATTGACAACGTTCCTTGTCAGCCGTACCGATCATTATGCGAGCAATGGTGAGGCACCAGTGCCTAATGCAATGACGCATGCATTTCACAACACCTACCAACTACTCGCCATTATTGCAGTGGCCGGGTTATTGCTGGCACTCACCTTAAAGCGTCCCGCTCCTAAGGATGCAGGCCTTACGCCTGGTGAAGCAAACAAAACCCCTGTGATTGTAATGGAGTAG
- a CDS encoding TetR/AcrR family transcriptional regulator produces the protein MSEADCDPLSSKREKLLVRLIPYIQKQGISQMKMEDAAKCMDISKATMYKYFDSKDEIVGRLLDQYVRFLSNLILLEAPSKLSPEKISRPSEEELKVYNESFAKAFRLMIKQTFFLTDILLQDLNGSYPQLSVKLAQALDQFQKKLVAYFDSGIEFGIFYPIASTQIYLVQMDLMIRKLLDPKWLMMQNMTLKQVLMDFYKAMKHQIFYEKWIREDDSGFEAYLDKLIMEKLSYE, from the coding sequence ATGTCGGAGGCAGATTGCGATCCGTTGTCCTCGAAACGAGAAAAGCTTCTCGTACGTTTAATCCCCTATATCCAAAAACAGGGCATCAGCCAGATGAAGATGGAAGATGCGGCCAAATGTATGGATATCAGCAAGGCAACTATGTATAAATATTTTGACTCCAAAGATGAGATTGTGGGACGTCTGCTTGATCAATATGTCCGATTTCTTTCCAATCTGATCCTGCTGGAAGCTCCCTCAAAGCTGTCGCCTGAGAAGATATCGCGGCCGTCCGAAGAAGAGCTGAAGGTTTACAACGAATCTTTCGCCAAGGCATTTAGGCTTATGATTAAGCAGACGTTCTTCCTGACGGATATTCTGCTTCAGGATTTAAACGGGTCATATCCACAATTGTCCGTCAAACTTGCCCAAGCTCTGGACCAATTTCAGAAAAAGCTCGTTGCCTACTTCGACAGCGGCATTGAGTTTGGCATATTTTATCCCATCGCGAGCACTCAAATCTATCTGGTGCAAATGGATCTAATGATAAGAAAACTGCTGGATCCTAAGTGGCTGATGATGCAAAATATGACGCTCAAGCAAGTGCTCATGGATTTCTATAAAGCGATGAAGCACCAGATTTTTTACGAAAAGTGGATTCGTGAAGATGATTCCGGCTTTGAAGCCTACTTGGACAAGTTAATCATGGAGAAGCTCTCCTACGAATAA
- a CDS encoding zeta toxin family protein, translated as MNETKATMFVFAGNNGSGKSTIRNLIVDRLGVSVNIDPDALARKINSGHPEKSKVSAGKEAIRIARECIRKKWDFTVETTLAGGNVIRQMRDAKEQGFEIIMFYVGLGDVRLNIERVALRVKNGGHHIETEDIIRRNITSMNNLLSHLDLIDQLIVVDNSKADGEFILEADKSGIKYHLIELPEWVKIIDKQLEIKFKT; from the coding sequence ATGAATGAGACAAAGGCAACGATGTTTGTGTTTGCCGGTAATAATGGAAGTGGCAAGAGCACAATCCGCAACTTGATTGTTGACCGGCTTGGAGTAAGTGTGAATATTGATCCGGATGCACTAGCACGTAAGATCAATAGCGGGCATCCTGAAAAGAGTAAAGTATCTGCCGGGAAAGAAGCTATAAGGATAGCTAGGGAATGTATTCGAAAAAAGTGGGATTTCACTGTGGAAACTACTTTAGCTGGTGGTAACGTTATAAGGCAGATGAGAGATGCAAAGGAACAAGGCTTTGAAATTATTATGTTTTATGTGGGACTAGGGGATGTACGGCTAAATATTGAACGTGTTGCTTTGCGAGTGAAGAACGGTGGTCATCATATTGAAACCGAGGATATTATTAGACGCAATATAACCAGTATGAATAATCTGTTATCTCACTTAGATCTGATTGATCAATTAATTGTTGTTGATAATAGTAAAGCTGATGGCGAGTTTATTCTTGAAGCAGATAAAAGCGGGATAAAATATCATTTAATTGAATTACCTGAATGGGTCAAAATAATCGATAAACAATTAGAGATTAAATTCAAAACGTAA
- a CDS encoding HNH endonuclease family protein, translated as MYLDLLKLCEKFAFRVYRYAGKRSNAGQSNLLKLAYDLYHGIVTYQDAFICVHQLLLYYSPNKKFNEETNARADWYGWYGLKYLLYEYELHLASGKPVLMDWVYLQKKDKQDSIEHILPQTPTKSYWQSRWTGEEIEEATHDIGNLVMTFDNSIYSNNGFDKKRGSAGENGCYAGSSLFSERELATYGEWTYSEFENRRQKISTWIVSRWHVDDIDAALTVVDDETED; from the coding sequence ATGTATTTGGATCTTCTAAAGCTATGTGAAAAGTTTGCATTCCGTGTATACCGTTATGCGGGTAAAAGATCAAATGCAGGGCAATCGAATCTGTTAAAGCTTGCATACGACTTGTATCATGGGATAGTCACATATCAGGATGCTTTCATCTGTGTTCATCAATTATTGCTGTATTATTCCCCTAATAAGAAATTCAATGAAGAGACAAATGCCAGAGCAGACTGGTACGGATGGTATGGTCTTAAATATTTGTTGTATGAGTATGAGTTACATCTGGCATCCGGCAAACCGGTTCTTATGGACTGGGTTTACCTGCAAAAGAAGGACAAGCAAGACTCGATTGAACATATTTTGCCGCAGACTCCAACTAAGTCATACTGGCAGTCCAGGTGGACGGGAGAAGAAATTGAAGAAGCGACGCATGATATAGGAAATCTGGTAATGACCTTTGATAATAGTATTTACAGCAACAATGGCTTTGACAAGAAGAGAGGTTCAGCTGGAGAGAATGGATGTTATGCCGGATCTAGCCTGTTTTCTGAACGTGAGCTGGCCACTTACGGTGAGTGGACTTATTCGGAGTTTGAAAACCGGAGGCAGAAGATTTCCACTTGGATTGTAAGCCGGTGGCATGTGGATGACATCGACGCTGCATTAACGGTTGTAGATGATGAGACTGAAGATTAA
- a CDS encoding BtrH N-terminal domain-containing protein, protein MLLEIAPVSDKNHTCLESVYATFLLWNQKRYELLFAGSWSFYLEETDSIFGTRLSNDRGGAWRNTLQDQYMEQYYGIKVVWHETENFEELTRIVDENLNKCLPTCICLDSYWCPWVPSYQIYDTPHYFLIVGKDDISGNYFCTDPQYPAQIHELTLYNFEKGFYEEERLNQEYGKAIVDGFGGCASFFIGGCEKEINYISILEEALAAVFKGSGGKSDFHYMRAFADELGQMENILPELPKLSEVDPHHSWIFRRLEHIAWGRLNFARLLRSFYSQHPHVELLELENQFETGAKKWENINFMLLKACYLLEHAGPLLKKISGNLYSLAKYEEEIAEGIKSVLQRTKGAAN, encoded by the coding sequence ATGTTATTAGAAATCGCCCCCGTTTCGGATAAGAACCACACCTGTCTGGAGAGTGTATACGCTACATTTCTGTTGTGGAACCAAAAGAGATATGAATTGCTTTTTGCTGGCTCCTGGAGCTTCTATCTGGAAGAGACCGATAGTATTTTTGGAACAAGACTTTCTAACGATAGAGGGGGAGCTTGGAGAAATACTTTGCAGGACCAGTATATGGAGCAATATTACGGTATAAAAGTGGTTTGGCACGAAACGGAAAATTTTGAAGAGTTAACACGAATTGTCGATGAGAATTTGAACAAATGTCTTCCAACCTGCATTTGTCTGGACTCCTATTGGTGTCCATGGGTCCCGTCATATCAAATCTATGATACGCCCCATTATTTTCTTATTGTCGGTAAAGATGATATCAGTGGAAACTACTTCTGTACAGATCCTCAATATCCGGCACAGATTCATGAATTGACTCTTTATAATTTCGAGAAGGGTTTTTACGAAGAGGAACGGTTAAATCAGGAGTATGGTAAAGCGATTGTAGATGGATTCGGGGGATGTGCCTCCTTTTTCATTGGTGGATGTGAAAAGGAAATCAACTATATAAGTATCTTGGAAGAAGCTTTGGCTGCAGTGTTCAAGGGGAGTGGAGGGAAATCAGACTTTCATTATATGAGAGCGTTTGCAGATGAACTTGGGCAGATGGAGAATATTCTGCCGGAACTTCCCAAATTATCAGAAGTGGACCCGCATCATTCGTGGATATTTAGACGATTGGAGCATATTGCCTGGGGAAGGTTGAATTTTGCTAGGTTATTGAGAAGTTTCTATTCACAACACCCCCATGTTGAATTACTAGAGCTTGAGAATCAATTTGAGACGGGGGCGAAAAAATGGGAGAATATCAACTTCATGCTGCTGAAGGCATGCTATTTATTGGAACATGCAGGGCCGCTGCTTAAAAAAATTTCCGGTAACTTATACAGTCTTGCAAAATACGAGGAAGAAATTGCTGAAGGAATTAAATCAGTTTTACAAAGAACGAAAGGAGCAGCAAATTAA
- a CDS encoding non-ribosomal peptide synthetase, with translation MALQNDYQGTLVNPNDTYRIYPLEKTIHMLFEEQVTRTPDKTALGFKGKRLTYEELNKQANRLARLLRSKGVKTDSIVSVMVERSMDMLIAVIAILKAGGAFLPIDPHFPASRIEYMLLDSTTKLLITQDSLSDNICASYDGEILSLDQNTWSHEDDSNLTHTGSGNDLAYVIYTSGSTGKPKGVMIEHQSVHNFIIGMTEAIDLDPVYTIVSVTTMSFDIFIFETLLPLTRGLKIVLADPKELYSSIGISEINIIQTTPSTMLLLLNDPANEDIIMNLRVIMLGGEPFPAVLLDKLKVKTSAKIYNMYGPTETTIWSSVKDLTHTNDITLGNPIANTKLHVLNESLIPVRDGEIGELFISGDGLAREYLNKPELTDERFIRNSSEVPGARMYRTGDLVRRNGNGELTFHGRVDNQVKIRGFRIELGDIEEHLSKFDGLKECAVTAKVNKSGDFYLVAYYVAEKQYEASHFIRYLSDFIPEYMIPGFYLHIDSIPRTPNGKLDRRSLPEPDNSRPMLETNYVTPITLVEKKIVEIWMKILGMDLVGIHDNFFELGGNSILLSVAHAEIKRNIHHELALPDLFSNPTVSTLAGYISKAVNSVTSKPIEGLQFPTDFLTCTRFPGDTVGLTHTFNQDICHTLTQICGEGIDLEDIFAGAFAYVLSETCSSSDIILNIPQNDGVNFISIETNLDKFDAFEEIFKHLHYSQRGANPRNQFSIEELSNAAWQGGVVHPVFGKFSLMQQQFTELFGLVGCIKEANGQIELIFRHDGRMQAPKMKEVFKNYIKAIKAIANLNENR, from the coding sequence ATGGCGTTGCAGAATGATTACCAAGGAACACTCGTTAATCCGAATGATACATACCGCATATATCCGCTTGAGAAAACAATACATATGCTGTTTGAAGAACAAGTGACAAGAACGCCTGACAAAACTGCGCTTGGGTTTAAAGGAAAGCGCTTAACTTATGAGGAACTGAATAAGCAAGCCAATAGACTGGCCCGTCTCTTAAGATCAAAAGGGGTCAAAACGGATAGTATTGTGTCGGTAATGGTTGAGAGATCTATGGATATGCTGATAGCTGTAATTGCTATTCTAAAGGCCGGTGGAGCTTTCTTGCCCATCGATCCCCACTTTCCAGCGTCACGGATCGAATACATGCTTTTGGACAGCACAACTAAACTCCTGATTACACAGGATAGTCTCAGTGATAATATCTGTGCTTCATATGATGGTGAGATTCTCTCTTTGGATCAAAATACTTGGTCTCATGAAGATGACTCCAATCTAACGCATACCGGAAGCGGAAACGATCTGGCGTATGTGATTTATACCTCCGGTTCTACGGGAAAGCCAAAAGGAGTTATGATTGAACATCAATCCGTGCACAATTTCATTATAGGTATGACAGAAGCAATTGATTTAGACCCTGTATACACTATCGTTTCAGTAACAACGATGTCTTTCGATATATTTATCTTCGAAACCCTGCTGCCCTTAACTCGTGGTCTAAAAATTGTTCTTGCGGATCCAAAAGAATTGTACAGCAGTATCGGTATCAGCGAGATCAACATAATTCAGACTACACCCTCTACAATGCTTCTTTTACTAAATGATCCTGCGAATGAAGACATTATCATGAATCTTCGAGTAATTATGCTTGGGGGTGAACCGTTTCCCGCTGTTTTGCTTGATAAGCTAAAAGTAAAAACTTCTGCAAAGATATATAACATGTATGGTCCTACCGAAACAACGATTTGGTCCTCTGTCAAAGACTTGACTCATACGAATGATATAACATTAGGAAATCCTATAGCCAACACAAAACTTCATGTGCTGAACGAATCTCTTATTCCAGTACGCGATGGAGAGATTGGTGAATTGTTTATTTCCGGCGATGGCTTGGCCAGGGAATATTTGAATAAGCCTGAGCTGACGGACGAAAGATTCATAAGGAATTCGTCTGAGGTCCCAGGGGCAAGGATGTATCGCACCGGTGATTTAGTCAGGCGGAACGGTAACGGTGAATTAACCTTTCACGGAAGAGTAGATAATCAGGTAAAAATCAGAGGCTTCCGAATTGAGCTGGGAGATATTGAAGAGCATCTCAGCAAATTCGATGGATTGAAGGAATGTGCTGTTACAGCAAAGGTGAACAAGTCGGGAGACTTCTACTTGGTTGCTTACTATGTCGCAGAAAAGCAGTATGAAGCGTCCCATTTCATTAGGTATCTGTCTGACTTCATTCCGGAATACATGATTCCCGGTTTTTATTTACATATTGATTCTATCCCACGAACACCAAACGGTAAATTGGACAGACGGTCGTTACCGGAACCGGATAACAGCCGCCCAATGCTTGAGACTAACTATGTTACACCTATTACTCTAGTTGAAAAGAAAATTGTTGAAATATGGATGAAGATCCTAGGGATGGATTTAGTAGGTATACATGATAACTTTTTTGAATTGGGCGGTAATTCTATTCTTCTGTCAGTGGCACATGCCGAGATTAAAAGAAATATACACCACGAGCTTGCTCTACCGGATTTATTCTCTAATCCAACGGTCTCCACATTGGCCGGATATATTTCTAAGGCCGTTAATTCCGTTACCTCCAAACCGATTGAAGGGCTGCAATTTCCAACTGACTTCTTAACGTGCACACGTTTTCCGGGAGATACGGTGGGTTTAACCCATACGTTTAATCAGGATATTTGTCACACATTAACACAAATATGTGGAGAAGGAATCGATCTGGAGGATATCTTCGCCGGTGCATTCGCTTATGTTCTTTCAGAAACATGCAGCAGTAGTGATATTATCCTGAATATTCCCCAAAATGATGGTGTTAATTTTATTTCAATTGAAACCAACCTCGATAAATTCGATGCCTTCGAAGAGATATTTAAGCACCTGCACTACAGTCAACGGGGGGCTAACCCGAGGAATCAATTTTCGATTGAGGAACTAAGCAACGCTGCCTGGCAGGGCGGAGTTGTACATCCGGTTTTTGGCAAGTTTAGTCTAATGCAACAGCAATTTACGGAGTTGTTTGGCTTAGTTGGTTGCATCAAAGAAGCAAATGGACAAATTGAATTGATTTTTAGGCATGATGGCAGGATGCAGGCCCCTAAGATGAAGGAAGTCTTTAAGAACTATATTAAAGCAATTAAAGCTATAGCAAATTTAAATGAGAATAGGTGA
- the fabD gene encoding ACP S-malonyltransferase, translated as MKKIAFLFPGQGSQYPGMGKGFYESNQSVKRVFEEVSDSLGIDMAKLCFESTPAELVKTENTQPAILTVSVAMFQIFMDRVGAEPDYLAGHSLGEFSALVCAGGIGLGDAARIVRQRGRFMQEAVSLGAGAMAAISGIDLDSIKKQCLLLQHEGKAVVISNYNSPDQTVISGTAAGVEEASRELTKHGATAIPLHVSAPFHSQLMTAAADKLGDELEKYTYHPLKWPVISNVTALPYQNEHIIKNLLAEQMSKPVQWVYTMNYLASEGVQAFIELGPKDVLKKLAMVNTPKLEAYSFDKPEDMDQISSLSDDEPQTKNFSKIKLLTRSLAIAICTPNKNWDDMEYRQGVIEPYKRIERMVEDLEQNMLEPTTEQMSEALEMLLSVFRTKRTPIEEQKQRFNQLISELGMEEFITGVITVSMG; from the coding sequence ATGAAAAAAATAGCCTTTCTGTTTCCAGGACAAGGTTCCCAATACCCGGGTATGGGAAAAGGTTTTTATGAAAGTAACCAATCTGTAAAACGAGTATTTGAGGAAGTCAGTGATTCTTTGGGCATAGATATGGCCAAGCTTTGTTTTGAAAGTACCCCTGCAGAATTAGTGAAGACCGAGAATACTCAGCCTGCAATCCTTACTGTAAGTGTAGCCATGTTTCAAATCTTTATGGATAGGGTTGGCGCAGAGCCTGATTACCTTGCCGGCCACAGCTTGGGAGAGTTCTCTGCTCTAGTCTGTGCGGGAGGAATCGGGTTAGGTGATGCTGCGAGAATTGTAAGACAACGGGGAAGATTCATGCAGGAAGCAGTGTCACTTGGAGCAGGGGCTATGGCTGCGATAAGTGGGATTGACCTGGACAGCATAAAGAAACAATGTTTGCTATTACAGCATGAAGGGAAAGCGGTTGTAATATCCAATTACAACTCTCCCGACCAGACTGTCATTTCAGGAACTGCGGCAGGGGTCGAAGAAGCGAGTAGAGAGTTAACTAAACATGGAGCGACAGCCATCCCATTGCATGTTAGCGCGCCATTTCACAGTCAATTGATGACTGCAGCAGCGGATAAACTCGGAGATGAATTGGAAAAGTACACCTATCATCCTTTAAAGTGGCCCGTAATTTCTAATGTAACCGCTCTACCTTATCAGAATGAGCATATAATTAAAAACCTTCTCGCTGAACAAATGTCCAAGCCGGTACAGTGGGTTTACACAATGAATTATTTAGCATCGGAGGGAGTGCAAGCATTCATTGAGCTTGGACCTAAGGATGTATTAAAAAAATTAGCGATGGTAAATACACCTAAACTGGAAGCTTATTCTTTTGATAAACCGGAGGATATGGATCAAATCAGCAGTTTGAGCGATGATGAGCCTCAAACGAAGAATTTCAGCAAAATTAAGCTCTTAACCAGGTCCCTGGCTATAGCTATATGTACACCGAATAAGAATTGGGATGATATGGAATATCGTCAAGGTGTTATTGAGCCGTATAAACGGATTGAAAGAATGGTAGAGGACTTAGAGCAGAACATGTTAGAACCTACAACAGAACAAATGAGTGAGGCGCTGGAGATGTTGCTCTCAGTCTTTCGTACAAAACGTACACCTATCGAAGAGCAAAAACAGAGATTCAATCAATTAATTAGTGAGCTTGGTATGGAAGAGTTTATTACCGGTGTGATTACAGTCTCTATGGGATAA